The proteins below are encoded in one region of Chloroflexota bacterium:
- a CDS encoding alpha/beta hydrolase, with translation MPLDPQARAYLDAGAVLGLKAPRDSTPEEARAGALKRRHHFGIPPIPVAKVEDRAVPGPAGEIPIQIYTPEAAGPLPVLVYYHGGGWVSGCIETHENACRALANLTPCVVVSVEYRRAPETKFPGPLEDCYAATSWVSEHASEIGADAARLAVGGDSAGGNLAAAVALLARERGGPTVAYQLLIYPVTDCNFETVSYREAAEGYGLTQDSMRYFWEMYTPDEADAANPLASVLRADLSGLPPAHLLTAEYDPLRDEGDAYAAKLKAAGVEVDHVTYPGQIHGFFNVGTMMKTGEVAVERAAKAMAKALAPAGVA, from the coding sequence ATGCCGCTGGACCCACAGGCTCGTGCCTATCTGGACGCTGGCGCCGTTCTCGGCCTCAAAGCGCCCCGCGACAGCACCCCTGAAGAGGCGCGGGCAGGCGCACTGAAGCGCCGCCACCACTTCGGTATCCCGCCGATCCCCGTCGCGAAGGTCGAAGATCGCGCCGTGCCCGGCCCGGCCGGCGAGATCCCGATCCAGATCTACACCCCCGAGGCTGCCGGACCGCTCCCGGTGCTGGTCTACTACCACGGCGGTGGCTGGGTCTCGGGCTGCATCGAGACGCACGAGAACGCCTGTCGCGCCCTGGCGAACCTGACCCCCTGCGTGGTGGTCTCCGTCGAGTACCGCCGCGCGCCCGAGACGAAGTTCCCCGGGCCGCTGGAGGACTGCTACGCCGCGACCTCCTGGGTCTCGGAGCACGCGTCGGAGATCGGGGCGGACGCGGCGCGACTGGCCGTCGGCGGCGACAGCGCCGGCGGCAACCTGGCGGCCGCCGTGGCCCTGCTGGCCCGCGAGCGCGGCGGCCCGACGGTCGCCTACCAGTTGCTGATCTACCCCGTCACGGACTGCAACTTTGAGACGGTCTCCTATCGGGAGGCCGCCGAAGGGTACGGCCTGACCCAGGACTCCATGCGCTACTTCTGGGAGATGTACACGCCGGACGAGGCCGACGCCGCGAACCCACTGGCCTCGGTGCTGCGGGCCGACCTGTCAGGGCTGCCGCCGGCCCATCTCCTCACCGCCGAGTACGATCCGCTGCGCGACGAGGGCGACGCCTACGCCGCGAAGCTCAAGGCGGCCGGCGTTGAGGTCGACCACGTCACCTATCCGGGCCAGATCCACGGCTTCTTCAACGTCGGCACGATGATGAAGACCGGCGAGGTGGCCGTCGAGCGGGCCGCGAAGGCGATGGCGAAGGCGCTCGCGCCGGCCGGCGTCGCCTGA
- a CDS encoding GNAT family N-acetyltransferase gives MTLTLRPAHRDDAHPLGRICYEAFEVIGRAHNFPGSFRHAAAAADLLLTLIVHPRVYGVVAERDGVIVGSTFVDERSTVYGIGPVTVDPATQNDGVGRAMVQHVLDRAASQGAASVRLVQAAYHARALALYARLGFQVREGLAVMNGPALNLELPGRDVRIATEDDVPACNALCRTIHGIDRGGELLDAIREGTALAVETDGRVTGYASSLSFSGHAVGETADDIKALIGAVPFIPSPGILVPLRSPLFQWALARGLRVGVVMNLMSVGLYNEPSGSYLPSVLY, from the coding sequence ATGACGCTCACCCTGCGGCCGGCTCACCGGGATGATGCGCACCCGCTCGGACGGATCTGCTACGAGGCGTTCGAGGTCATCGGCCGGGCGCACAACTTCCCGGGCAGCTTCCGGCACGCTGCTGCCGCCGCCGACCTGCTCTTGACGCTCATCGTCCACCCGCGCGTCTACGGCGTGGTGGCCGAGCGCGACGGCGTCATCGTCGGCAGCACCTTCGTGGACGAGCGCTCGACGGTCTACGGCATCGGCCCGGTCACCGTCGATCCGGCCACCCAGAACGACGGCGTTGGCCGAGCGATGGTGCAGCACGTGCTCGACCGCGCTGCCAGCCAGGGCGCGGCCAGCGTGCGGCTGGTGCAGGCGGCCTACCATGCGCGGGCGCTGGCCCTCTACGCCCGCCTCGGATTCCAGGTTCGGGAGGGGCTGGCGGTCATGAACGGCCCGGCCCTCAACCTGGAGCTGCCCGGCCGGGACGTACGCATCGCCACCGAGGACGACGTGCCGGCCTGCAACGCCCTCTGCCGGACCATCCACGGCATCGACCGCGGCGGCGAGCTGCTGGACGCCATCCGTGAGGGCACCGCGCTGGCCGTGGAGACGGACGGACGCGTGACCGGCTACGCTTCGTCGCTGTCGTTCTCGGGCCACGCGGTGGGCGAGACGGCGGACGACATCAAGGCGTTGATCGGGGCCGTGCCGTTCATCCCCAGTCCGGGCATCCTGGTGCCGCTCCGCAGTCCCCTCTTCCAGTGGGCGCTGGCGCGAGGGCTGCGCGTCGGCGTGGTCATGAACCTGATGAGCGTGGGCCTCTACAACGAGCCGTCCGGCTCCTATCTGCCGTCTGTCCTGTACTAA
- a CDS encoding Gfo/Idh/MocA family oxidoreductase: protein MATEAPRPPLRAALIGCGHISSRHVPAWQASPDAELVAVCDQDRARAEARAREFGIAKVYDSVEQMLDTEPLDCVDIATHDVTHTSLVTQVASRGLAVLCQKPLAPTLAEARAMVELTARAGVRFMVMEMWRHLKPVRDMKRHLDAGLIGDVYALRLLAPPRFLRRTRPIDDQQPYLADLPKLMVYDTYIHHIDGIRYLLGDVSSVYARMSHTNPAIVGEDRLFLIMGHASGATSSLDASWVVPAEKRTKLGLGDFLIEGVDGALHLDPHDAQLRHVTFGGTTVLEQYETHPAGGGGPMGQAAFNSCIGDFAAGVRHGRPFESDAADNLKTLAITLASYESVARGTAVAPSDAP, encoded by the coding sequence TTGGCTACTGAGGCGCCACGACCACCGCTCCGCGCCGCCTTGATCGGCTGCGGACACATCTCCAGCCGTCACGTGCCGGCCTGGCAGGCCTCGCCGGACGCCGAGCTGGTTGCCGTCTGCGACCAGGATCGCGCCCGCGCCGAGGCCCGGGCGCGCGAGTTCGGCATCGCGAAGGTCTACGACAGCGTCGAGCAGATGCTGGACACCGAGCCGCTCGACTGCGTAGACATCGCCACCCACGATGTGACCCACACGAGCCTGGTCACGCAGGTTGCGAGCCGTGGGCTGGCCGTGCTCTGCCAGAAGCCGCTCGCCCCGACGCTGGCCGAGGCCCGCGCGATGGTCGAGCTGACGGCCAGGGCGGGCGTCCGCTTCATGGTCATGGAGATGTGGCGGCACCTGAAGCCCGTCCGCGACATGAAGCGCCACCTGGACGCCGGGCTGATTGGCGACGTGTACGCGCTGCGCCTGCTGGCCCCGCCGCGCTTCCTGCGCCGCACCCGCCCCATCGACGATCAGCAGCCGTACCTTGCCGATCTCCCGAAGCTGATGGTCTACGACACCTACATCCACCACATCGACGGCATCCGCTACCTGCTCGGAGACGTGAGCAGCGTCTACGCCCGGATGTCGCACACCAATCCGGCGATTGTGGGCGAAGACCGGCTGTTCCTGATCATGGGGCACGCCAGCGGCGCGACGTCGTCGCTGGATGCCTCGTGGGTCGTGCCGGCCGAGAAGCGGACGAAGCTTGGCCTGGGCGATTTCCTGATCGAGGGAGTAGACGGCGCGCTCCACCTCGATCCGCACGATGCCCAGCTTCGGCACGTCACCTTCGGCGGGACAACGGTGTTGGAACAGTACGAGACGCACCCGGCCGGCGGTGGCGGCCCGATGGGGCAGGCGGCCTTCAACAGCTGCATCGGCGATTTCGCGGCGGGCGTCCGCCACGGCCGGCCGTTTGAGTCGGATGCTGCCGACAACCTCAAGACCCTGGCGATCACCCTCGCTTCCTACGAGAGCGTAGCGCGCGGCACGGCCGTCGCGCCGTCCGACGCCCCCTGA
- a CDS encoding Gfo/Idh/MocA family oxidoreductase, which produces MATQPPLRVGLIGAGFIVERHIPAWQATPDAELVAVCDLNRERAAARAAQYGIPAVYDSVEAMLEAENLDAVDIATRPESHKALATLAAERGVHVLCQKPLAATVGEAREIAGICARAGVRFMVLEMWRHVPALKDLKRQLDAGSIGEVHMLRLLGHRRPMNRFHPVNPDQPYFAEMPKLLVYEMMIHYIDGIRFLMGDVGSVYARVMRVNPIIVGEDHALVVFGHKSGATSYVDCSWASPTDRQPKMGTGDLLIEGQDGSLHLDVYDAELRHIANDGTVTVLERYEEPRSAYQAAFNGCIADFAGSIREGRPFISPGSDNIRTLAATLAAYESIKNNTVVDPDLTP; this is translated from the coding sequence ATGGCAACGCAGCCCCCCTTGCGCGTCGGCCTGATCGGCGCGGGCTTCATCGTCGAGCGACACATCCCGGCCTGGCAGGCGACGCCGGACGCCGAGCTGGTCGCCGTCTGCGACCTCAACCGCGAGCGGGCTGCCGCTCGCGCGGCACAGTACGGCATCCCCGCCGTCTACGACAGCGTCGAGGCGATGCTGGAGGCCGAGAACCTGGACGCCGTCGATATCGCGACGCGGCCGGAGAGCCACAAGGCACTCGCGACGCTGGCGGCTGAGCGCGGCGTCCACGTCCTCTGCCAGAAGCCGCTCGCGGCGACGGTGGGAGAGGCTCGGGAGATCGCCGGCATCTGCGCCCGGGCCGGTGTCCGCTTCATGGTGCTGGAGATGTGGCGGCACGTGCCGGCCTTGAAGGATCTCAAGCGGCAGCTCGACGCTGGCAGCATCGGCGAGGTCCACATGCTGCGGCTGCTCGGGCACCGCCGCCCGATGAACCGCTTTCACCCCGTCAACCCGGACCAGCCGTACTTCGCGGAGATGCCGAAGCTGCTGGTCTACGAGATGATGATTCACTACATCGACGGCATCCGCTTCCTGATGGGCGACGTGGGCAGCGTCTACGCCCGCGTCATGCGTGTCAACCCGATCATCGTGGGGGAGGATCACGCGCTCGTGGTGTTCGGGCACAAGAGCGGCGCGACCTCGTACGTCGATTGCTCGTGGGCCTCCCCCACGGATCGCCAGCCGAAGATGGGCACAGGCGACCTGCTGATTGAGGGACAGGACGGCTCACTGCACCTGGACGTGTACGACGCCGAGCTGCGCCACATCGCCAACGACGGCACGGTGACGGTGCTCGAACGGTATGAGGAGCCGCGAAGTGCCTATCAGGCCGCCTTCAACGGCTGCATCGCCGACTTCGCCGGATCGATCCGCGAAGGGCGGCCGTTCATCTCACCCGGCTCGGACAACATCCGGACGCTGGCAGCGACGCTCGCCGCCTATGAGAGCATCAAGAACAACACGGTCGTCGATCCCGACCTGACGCCCTGA
- a CDS encoding FAD-binding oxidoreductase, translated as MTAQLTSGGIGSIDEGAIAAFRASLGGPLLAAGDAGYEEARHTFNAMIDRRPGLIARCTATGDVVKAVRFARQHDLVMSVRGGGHNVAGNAVCEGGLMIDLTLMKGIRVDPAARTVRAQAGLTWREFDRETQTHGLATTGGAVSSTGIAGLTLGGGFGWLGRGYGLACDNLLSADVVLADGMLVTASQDSNPDLFWALKGGGGNFGIVTSFEYQLYPVGPILGGMLVYPFERAKEILTAYRDFNATAPDAMTAFAALMTSPEGAKVVALIVCYNGDPAQGEALLKPLREGSAPLADLVGPMAYEQQQTLLDEGFPFGLQNYWKSEFLKALSDEAIDAIVAQVAAVPSPLSAVVLEQFGGAYRRVGPEETAFSHRDWDYNLLIISRWTDVAESEQHIQWARDVWQAMQPFASGGVYVNYLEPGQDGTARIRAAYGPNYARLAAVKRQYDPTNVFQLNQNIPPA; from the coding sequence ATGACGGCACAGCTCACATCTGGCGGCATCGGATCGATTGACGAGGGGGCGATTGCGGCGTTCCGGGCCAGCCTGGGCGGCCCGCTGCTGGCCGCCGGCGACGCCGGCTACGAGGAGGCCCGCCACACCTTCAACGCGATGATCGACCGGCGGCCCGGGTTGATCGCGCGGTGTACAGCCACGGGAGACGTCGTCAAGGCAGTGCGCTTCGCCCGCCAGCACGATCTGGTGATGAGCGTGCGCGGCGGCGGCCACAACGTCGCGGGGAACGCCGTCTGCGAGGGCGGCCTGATGATCGACCTGACCCTGATGAAGGGGATCCGCGTCGATCCGGCCGCGCGCACGGTCCGCGCCCAGGCCGGCCTGACCTGGCGCGAGTTCGACCGTGAGACGCAGACGCATGGGCTGGCGACCACCGGCGGCGCAGTCTCTTCGACGGGCATTGCCGGGCTGACGCTGGGCGGCGGCTTCGGCTGGCTCGGGCGCGGCTACGGGCTGGCCTGCGACAACCTGCTCTCGGCGGACGTGGTGCTGGCGGACGGCATGCTGGTGACGGCCAGCCAGGACAGCAACCCGGATCTGTTCTGGGCGCTCAAGGGCGGCGGCGGCAACTTCGGCATCGTGACCTCGTTCGAGTACCAGTTGTACCCGGTCGGCCCGATCCTCGGCGGCATGCTGGTCTACCCGTTCGAGCGGGCGAAGGAGATCCTGACGGCGTACCGCGACTTCAACGCGACGGCCCCGGACGCGATGACCGCGTTCGCCGCGCTGATGACCTCGCCCGAGGGGGCCAAGGTGGTGGCGTTGATCGTCTGCTACAACGGCGATCCTGCCCAGGGTGAGGCGCTCCTGAAGCCGCTGCGTGAGGGCTCCGCACCCCTGGCCGACCTCGTCGGGCCGATGGCCTACGAGCAGCAGCAGACCCTCCTCGACGAGGGCTTCCCGTTCGGCCTGCAGAACTACTGGAAGTCCGAGTTCCTCAAAGCGCTCTCGGATGAGGCCATCGACGCGATCGTCGCCCAGGTGGCGGCGGTGCCGTCGCCGCTCTCAGCGGTGGTGCTGGAGCAGTTCGGCGGGGCGTACCGGCGGGTCGGCCCCGAGGAGACGGCGTTCAGCCACCGTGACTGGGACTACAACCTGCTGATCATCTCGCGCTGGACGGACGTGGCGGAGTCTGAGCAGCACATCCAGTGGGCGCGCGATGTCTGGCAGGCGATGCAGCCGTTCGCCTCAGGTGGTGTGTACGTGAACTACCTGGAGCCGGGCCAGGACGGGACGGCGCGGATTCGGGCGGCGTACGGGCCGAACTACGCGCGGCTGGCGGCCGTCAAGCGCCAGTACGACCCGACGAACGTCTTCCAGTTGAACCAGAACATCCCGCCGGCCTGA
- a CDS encoding nitroreductase family deazaflavin-dependent oxidoreductase — protein MDERTRQAIAHDKVIDITTTGRTSGEARRVEMWYHVLDGQVYITGLPGKRDWYANMVAHPSFTFHLKESAQADLPATARPITEPDERRAVLARLLEKLGRPASDLPAWEANSPLVAVTFNA, from the coding sequence ATGGACGAGCGGACCCGCCAGGCGATTGCCCATGACAAGGTCATCGACATCACGACGACAGGGCGCACCAGCGGCGAGGCCCGCCGCGTCGAGATGTGGTACCACGTCCTCGACGGGCAGGTGTACATCACCGGCCTGCCCGGCAAGCGGGACTGGTACGCCAACATGGTGGCGCACCCGAGCTTCACCTTCCATTTGAAGGAGAGCGCTCAGGCAGACCTGCCGGCCACTGCCCGCCCGATCACCGAGCCGGACGAGCGACGTGCGGTGCTCGCGCGGCTGCTGGAGAAGCTCGGCCGGCCGGCCAGCGATCTGCCCGCCTGGGAAGCCAACAGTCCGCTGGTGGCCGTCACCTTCAACGCCTGA
- a CDS encoding inorganic pyrophosphatase, whose translation MFRAHPWHGISIGPDAPEVVNVYIEIVPTDTVKYELDKETGILKVDRPQKYSNVCPTLYGLIPQTLCAERVGERTRQRTGRADIVGDGDPLDICVLTEKHFTHGDFLLHATPIGGFRMLDGNEADDKIIAVMQQDAVFGGMNDLKSVPISTIERLRHYFLTYKDAPGTTQRKSEITHVYGRAEAHDIIRRSQEDYRARYGQLGQRLTRLLSAEAEGVSAAPTFESLTALG comes from the coding sequence ATGTTCCGCGCCCATCCATGGCACGGCATCTCTATTGGGCCTGACGCCCCCGAAGTCGTCAATGTCTATATTGAGATCGTGCCGACGGATACTGTCAAGTATGAGCTTGACAAAGAGACCGGCATCCTGAAGGTCGATCGGCCGCAGAAGTACTCGAACGTCTGCCCGACGCTCTACGGCCTGATCCCCCAGACGCTGTGCGCCGAGCGCGTCGGCGAGCGCACACGCCAGCGCACCGGCCGCGCGGATATTGTGGGCGATGGCGATCCGCTGGACATCTGTGTTCTCACGGAGAAGCATTTTACCCACGGTGATTTCCTGTTGCATGCCACTCCGATTGGCGGCTTCCGGATGCTGGACGGGAACGAGGCGGACGACAAGATCATCGCGGTGATGCAGCAGGACGCGGTGTTCGGTGGCATGAACGATCTGAAGTCCGTGCCGATCAGCACGATCGAGCGCCTGCGCCACTACTTCTTGACCTACAAGGACGCCCCCGGCACGACGCAGCGCAAGAGCGAGATCACGCATGTGTACGGCCGGGCCGAGGCGCACGACATCATTCGGCGGTCCCAGGAAGACTACCGTGCCAGGTACGGGCAGCTTGGGCAACGCCTGACGCGGCTGCTCTCCGCCGAAGCTGAGGGCGTGTCCGCCGCACCGACCTTCGAGTCGCTGACCGCGCTCGGCTGA
- a CDS encoding NAD(P)H-dependent oxidoreductase: MPQDSHTPRTAGAPLRPPPLPSALTIPVVLGSVRAQRQSARPALLLAERLAARGYAAPLLDLRTLDLPVFGQRGDADQHAGVLELQRVAAQADAMVWLTPEYNHSFTSAVKNAVDFLHRELRRKPVAVCGLSGGGLGGARAVEQLKLVLIELHAVPIRDSVYFSDARGLFDANGHLLQPAYVARIDDMLAELIWYAQVLTWGRDVLPPPARSKG; this comes from the coding sequence ATGCCCCAGGATTCGCATACGCCGCGGACAGCGGGTGCGCCGCTGCGCCCGCCGCCGCTCCCATCTGCCCTGACCATCCCCGTCGTGCTGGGAAGTGTGCGCGCCCAGCGTCAGAGTGCGCGTCCGGCGCTGTTGCTGGCGGAGCGCCTGGCTGCGCGGGGCTACGCGGCGCCGCTCCTCGATTTGCGGACGCTGGATCTGCCAGTGTTTGGGCAGCGTGGCGACGCGGATCAGCACGCGGGCGTGCTCGAGCTGCAGCGGGTGGCCGCGCAGGCTGATGCGATGGTCTGGCTGACGCCGGAGTACAACCACAGCTTCACCTCGGCGGTGAAGAACGCCGTCGATTTCCTGCACCGCGAGCTTCGGCGGAAGCCCGTGGCCGTCTGTGGCCTGTCTGGCGGAGGGCTGGGCGGTGCGCGGGCCGTGGAGCAGCTCAAACTGGTGCTGATCGAGCTGCACGCCGTCCCGATCCGTGACTCGGTCTACTTCAGCGACGCGCGTGGCCTGTTTGATGCAAATGGACACCTCCTGCAGCCCGCCTATGTCGCACGTATCGACGATATGCTGGCCGAACTGATCTGGTATGCCCAGGTGCTGACCTGGGGGCGAGACGTGCTCCCGCCACCAGCGAGGAGCAAGGGGTAG